A genomic segment from Thermotoga neapolitana DSM 4359 encodes:
- a CDS encoding SDR family oxidoreductase: MELGIRGKRALVLAGSRGIGRAVADALREEGVRVVVCSRNEELLKKTGHEYVVCDLKREPDRLFERIKEVDILVLNMGGPKPGYLDDLTDEDFKDAIDGLFLNMVKIVRNYLPDMKRKRWGRIVAITSFSVVSPLENLYTSNSARMALTGFLKTLSFEVAPYNITVNCVAPGWTETERVKELLDEDKKRQVESQIPMKRMAKPEEIANVVAFLCSEKASYITGQTVVVDGGLSRFPL; encoded by the coding sequence TTGGAACTGGGCATCAGGGGTAAAAGAGCCCTCGTTCTTGCGGGAAGCAGGGGAATAGGAAGGGCAGTTGCAGATGCCCTGAGGGAAGAAGGTGTCAGGGTTGTGGTCTGTTCAAGAAACGAGGAACTGTTGAAGAAAACAGGACACGAGTATGTGGTCTGTGATCTGAAGAGAGAGCCAGACAGGTTGTTTGAGAGGATAAAAGAGGTGGACATCCTCGTTCTGAACATGGGAGGACCAAAACCGGGATACCTCGACGATCTGACGGATGAAGATTTCAAAGATGCCATCGACGGTCTGTTCCTGAACATGGTGAAGATCGTGAGGAACTATCTTCCCGATATGAAGAGAAAGCGCTGGGGAAGAATCGTTGCCATCACTTCTTTCTCCGTGGTCTCTCCTCTGGAGAACCTCTACACTTCGAACTCTGCAAGAATGGCCCTCACTGGTTTTCTAAAGACCCTCTCTTTTGAGGTGGCCCCGTACAACATCACCGTGAACTGTGTGGCACCCGGCTGGACCGAAACGGAGAGAGTGAAAGAACTTCTCGATGAGGACAAAAAAAGACAGGTGGAATCACAGATTCCCATGAAGAGGATGGCGAAACCTGAGGAGATAGCAAACGTGGTGGCCTTTCTGTGTTCTGAGAAGGCTTCCTACATCACGGGACAGACCGTTGTTGTAGATGGAGGCCTTTCGAGATTTCCCCTCTGA
- the malP gene encoding maltodextrin phosphorylase — MLKKLPENLEHLEELAYNLWWSWSRPAQRLWRKIDPEGWEEHRNPVKILKEVSDERLEELSKDDDFISLYELTIERFKDYMEKEDTWFNVNYPEWDEKIVYMCMEYGLTKALPIYSGGLGILAGDHLKSASDLGLPLIAIGLLYKHGYFTQQIDRDGKQIEIFPDYNPEDLPMKPLKDEKGNQVIVEVPLDSTVVKARVFEVKVGRVSLYLLDPDIEENEERYRKICNYLYNPEPDVRVSQEILLGIGGMKLLRALNLKPGVIHLNEGHPAFSSLERIKNYMEEGYSFTEALEIVRQTSVFTTHTPVPAGHDRFPFDLVEKKLSKFFEGFEKRNLLMDLGKDETGSFNMTYLALRTSSFINGVSKLHAEVSRRMFKNVWQGVPVEEIPIEGITNGVHMGTWINREMRKLYDRYLGRVWRDHTDLEGIWYGVDRIPDEELWQAHLRAKKRFIEYIKESVRRRNERLGIDEDVPNIDENSLIIGFARRFATYKRAVLLLSDLERLKKILNDPERPVYVVYAGKAHPRDDAGKEFLKRIYEVSQMPEFKNRIIVLENYDIGMARLMVSGVDVWLNNPRRPMEASGTSGMKAAANGVLNASVYDGWWVEGYNGRNGWVIGDESVLPETEVDDPRDAEALYDLLENEIIPTYYENKEKWIFMMKESIKSVAPRFSTTRMLKEYTEKFYIKGLVNKEWLERKENAERFGAWKERILRNWSSVSIERIVLEDTRSVEVTVKLGDLSPDDVLVELLIGRGESMEDLEIWKVIQIRKHRREGDLFIYSYVNGALGHLGSPGWFYAVRVLPYHPKLPTRFLPEIPVVWKKVLG, encoded by the coding sequence GTGCTGAAGAAACTCCCGGAGAATCTGGAGCATCTGGAAGAACTCGCCTACAACCTCTGGTGGAGCTGGTCTAGGCCCGCTCAGAGACTCTGGAGAAAGATAGATCCGGAAGGCTGGGAGGAACACAGAAACCCCGTTAAAATACTGAAAGAAGTTTCTGATGAAAGGCTCGAAGAACTTTCAAAAGATGATGATTTCATATCCCTCTACGAACTCACCATTGAAAGGTTCAAGGATTACATGGAGAAAGAAGACACCTGGTTCAACGTGAACTACCCCGAATGGGACGAGAAGATCGTCTACATGTGTATGGAGTACGGTTTGACCAAAGCCCTTCCGATCTACTCCGGTGGTCTTGGAATCCTCGCGGGAGACCATCTCAAATCCGCAAGCGATCTTGGACTTCCTCTCATAGCGATCGGACTTCTCTACAAACATGGATATTTCACCCAGCAGATCGACAGAGATGGAAAACAGATAGAGATTTTCCCTGATTACAACCCAGAGGACTTACCCATGAAGCCCCTGAAGGATGAAAAGGGAAACCAGGTGATCGTGGAGGTTCCTCTCGACAGTACCGTGGTGAAGGCACGTGTTTTTGAAGTGAAGGTAGGAAGGGTGAGTCTGTACCTGCTCGATCCGGACATCGAGGAAAACGAGGAACGATACAGAAAGATCTGCAACTACCTTTACAACCCGGAACCCGATGTGAGGGTCTCCCAGGAGATACTCCTCGGAATTGGGGGAATGAAGCTTCTCAGGGCTCTGAACCTGAAACCAGGAGTCATCCATCTGAACGAAGGACATCCGGCGTTCTCTTCCCTCGAAAGGATAAAGAACTACATGGAAGAAGGATATTCCTTCACAGAGGCCCTTGAGATCGTGAGACAGACGAGTGTGTTTACAACCCACACACCCGTTCCCGCTGGACACGACAGATTTCCCTTTGACCTCGTGGAAAAGAAACTTTCGAAATTCTTCGAAGGATTCGAAAAGAGAAATCTTCTCATGGATCTTGGGAAAGATGAAACAGGCAGTTTCAACATGACGTATCTTGCCCTGAGAACGTCCTCTTTCATAAACGGCGTGAGCAAACTGCATGCGGAAGTTTCCAGAAGGATGTTCAAAAACGTGTGGCAGGGTGTTCCCGTGGAGGAAATACCGATCGAAGGGATAACGAACGGCGTTCACATGGGAACCTGGATCAACCGTGAGATGAGAAAACTGTACGACAGATATCTCGGAAGGGTATGGAGAGATCACACCGACCTTGAGGGTATCTGGTACGGTGTTGACAGGATTCCAGATGAAGAACTCTGGCAGGCTCACCTGAGGGCAAAGAAGAGATTCATCGAGTACATAAAAGAATCGGTAAGAAGAAGAAACGAGAGACTGGGAATCGACGAAGATGTGCCGAACATCGATGAAAATTCGCTCATCATAGGTTTTGCAAGAAGGTTTGCCACTTACAAGAGGGCAGTTCTCCTGCTCAGCGATCTGGAGAGACTCAAGAAGATCCTCAACGATCCAGAAAGACCCGTTTACGTGGTCTATGCGGGGAAGGCCCATCCAAGGGACGATGCGGGGAAGGAATTTTTGAAACGCATCTACGAAGTCTCGCAGATGCCTGAGTTCAAAAACAGGATCATCGTACTGGAAAACTACGACATTGGAATGGCACGGCTCATGGTGTCGGGAGTGGATGTGTGGCTGAACAACCCGAGAAGACCCATGGAAGCAAGTGGAACAAGCGGAATGAAGGCAGCAGCCAACGGAGTTCTTAACGCGAGTGTTTACGATGGATGGTGGGTTGAAGGGTACAACGGCAGAAACGGCTGGGTCATAGGCGATGAAAGCGTTCTTCCAGAGACGGAAGTGGACGATCCCAGGGACGCAGAAGCACTCTACGATCTCCTCGAAAACGAAATCATCCCAACCTACTACGAAAACAAAGAAAAGTGGATCTTCATGATGAAAGAGAGCATAAAGAGTGTTGCTCCAAGATTCAGCACCACCAGAATGCTCAAAGAATACACGGAGAAGTTCTACATAAAGGGACTTGTGAACAAAGAATGGCTTGAAAGAAAAGAAAACGCCGAAAGGTTTGGTGCATGGAAGGAAAGGATCCTCAGAAACTGGAGCAGCGTTTCCATAGAAAGAATCGTCCTTGAGGACACAAGGAGTGTTGAGGTGACGGTGAAACTGGGAGACCTTTCACCTGATGATGTACTGGTTGAACTTTTGATTGGAAGAGGAGAAAGCATGGAAGATCTGGAGATCTGGAAGGTGATACAGATAAGAAAGCACAGAAGGGAAGGGGATCTGTTCATCTACAGTTATGTCAACGGTGCCCTCGGTCATCTTGGCTCTCCGGGATGGTTCTACGCGGTGAGGGTGCTACCTTATCATCCGAAACTTCCCACCAGATTCTTGCCGGAGATACCTGTGGTGTGGAAAAAGGTTCTCGGGTGA
- the hemW gene encoding radical SAM family heme chaperone HemW codes for MKLAVYVHIPFCKKKCVYCDFYSVASEDFEEYLSLVFEEIELYRDVLKESEIETVYFGGGTPSLVPPSFLEKILEKLKEVSKKFSPLETTIEVNPESVDREKLRSYRKMGINRISLGVQSCDDGVLKKCGRLYDEKMLKEKAELVLAEFDNVNFDFILGLPGETDETLEKNLHFLEEFTPQHVSLYFLEVDENTPLYSLLKKNLLTLPDSDEVERRHDVFVEFLKSRGFERYEISNFARPERESRHNLFYWRNHDYLGFGPSAGGHLGRFRYTNVSDLSMYAKMVKEKTFPYDYQHKNTEEEEALEILFMGLRTKEGVELKRVERLMFLVEKLQKEYACYVKVKDGKIFLSEEGMDLSKKIFEDLIEWYREAEK; via the coding sequence ATGAAACTGGCAGTGTACGTTCACATACCCTTCTGCAAGAAAAAGTGCGTGTACTGTGATTTCTACTCCGTTGCCTCCGAAGATTTTGAAGAGTATCTGTCTCTCGTCTTTGAAGAGATAGAACTCTACAGGGATGTACTGAAAGAAAGTGAGATAGAGACGGTGTACTTCGGTGGGGGAACACCTTCCCTTGTTCCCCCTTCTTTTCTGGAGAAGATTTTAGAGAAACTGAAAGAGGTCTCAAAGAAGTTTTCACCGCTTGAGACAACGATCGAGGTCAATCCGGAGTCCGTTGACCGGGAAAAACTGAGATCTTACAGAAAGATGGGTATAAACAGAATCAGCCTGGGCGTTCAGTCCTGTGACGATGGAGTGCTGAAAAAGTGTGGCCGTCTGTACGATGAGAAGATGCTCAAGGAAAAAGCGGAACTCGTTCTGGCGGAATTCGACAACGTCAATTTCGATTTCATACTCGGCCTTCCCGGTGAAACAGATGAAACACTGGAGAAAAACCTTCATTTTCTTGAAGAGTTCACCCCGCAGCACGTGTCCCTTTACTTCCTCGAAGTGGATGAAAACACCCCGCTATACAGCCTTTTAAAGAAGAATCTTCTGACACTGCCAGACTCTGATGAAGTGGAAAGAAGGCACGATGTGTTCGTCGAATTTTTGAAGTCCAGAGGTTTTGAAAGATACGAAATCTCGAACTTTGCCAGACCGGAAAGAGAATCAAGGCACAATCTATTTTACTGGAGAAATCATGACTATCTGGGTTTTGGTCCCTCTGCAGGTGGCCACCTTGGAAGATTCCGATACACCAACGTTTCCGACCTTTCCATGTACGCAAAAATGGTGAAGGAAAAGACCTTCCCATACGATTATCAGCACAAAAACACGGAGGAAGAGGAAGCACTGGAGATCCTCTTCATGGGACTCAGAACGAAAGAAGGGGTAGAACTGAAACGTGTGGAAAGGCTCATGTTTCTGGTGGAGAAGTTACAAAAAGAGTATGCTTGTTATGTGAAGGTGAAAGATGGTAAAATTTTTTTGAGCGAGGAGGGTATGGACCTGTCGAAAAAGATCTTCGAAGATCTGATCGAATGGTACAGGGAGGCTGAAAAATGA
- a CDS encoding thiamine pyrophosphate-dependent enzyme, producing MRLDEYISRDIAWCPGCGNFGIRTALMKALEELNVDPRKVVIVSGIGQAAKMPQYVGVHMFNGLHGRALPVATAIKTANPDLLVIAESGDGCMYGEGGNHFIHTIRRNPDIVNIVHNNQVYGLTKGQASPTSLKGFRTPVQVDGVILEPFNPIAVAIALDASFVARTFIGDVEFTKEILKEAMKHKGYALVDILQPCVTFNKLNTYEWYRENTYYLKDHDPTDRELAFKRATETEKLPLGIFYVNKNKETFEELARKGDRTPLYEYEVNFEKLKELIESKKS from the coding sequence ATGAGACTCGATGAATACATCAGCAGGGACATCGCATGGTGCCCGGGATGTGGAAACTTCGGAATAAGAACGGCGTTGATGAAGGCACTGGAGGAACTGAACGTTGATCCGAGAAAAGTGGTCATAGTCTCCGGAATAGGTCAGGCGGCGAAGATGCCACAGTACGTGGGAGTCCACATGTTCAACGGTCTTCATGGAAGGGCCCTTCCTGTGGCAACTGCGATAAAGACGGCAAACCCGGATCTTCTTGTGATCGCAGAAAGCGGAGACGGATGTATGTACGGTGAAGGTGGAAACCACTTCATCCACACGATAAGAAGAAACCCGGATATCGTGAACATCGTACACAACAACCAGGTTTATGGTCTCACCAAGGGCCAGGCTTCACCAACCAGTTTGAAGGGATTCAGAACACCCGTTCAGGTGGACGGTGTGATTCTGGAACCGTTCAACCCCATAGCGGTGGCCATAGCCCTGGATGCCTCTTTCGTTGCACGAACCTTCATAGGAGACGTGGAATTCACAAAGGAGATTCTGAAAGAGGCGATGAAGCACAAAGGATACGCTCTGGTGGACATCCTTCAGCCCTGCGTTACCTTCAACAAACTGAACACCTACGAGTGGTACAGGGAGAACACGTACTATCTGAAAGATCACGATCCTACAGACAGAGAACTTGCCTTCAAAAGGGCCACAGAAACAGAAAAACTTCCCCTCGGAATCTTCTACGTGAACAAAAACAAAGAGACCTTCGAAGAACTCGCAAGAAAGGGAGATAGAACACCACTCTACGAGTACGAGGTGAACTTTGAGAAATTGAAGGAACTGATCGAAAGCAAAAAATCATGA
- a CDS encoding 2-oxoacid:acceptor oxidoreductase subunit alpha: protein MKDVSIVLSGEAGQGIQTVEHVLTRILKNSGFHVFATKEYMSRVRGGNNTTEIRVSSERVRAFVDRIDILVPLGKGATERLKNRITEKTLIVGEEEFIKEEKGEKIAVPFLEIAKQIGNRIYANSVAIGFLSGLLGAEKSAIEEQITAQFREKGEEVVKDNIRAAMEGYRRGQEFSEKIGFDVEKDPSIKDEVLLNGAEAVGLGAIAGGCNFVSSYPMSPSTSVLVFLAQHKNDFGIVVEQAEDEIAAMNMIVGAWYAGVRGLVTTSGGGFALMEEALSLAGMVESPAVIHLAQRPGPATGLPTRTEQADLNLALYAGHGEFPRIIYAPGNIEEAFYLTQRAFNVADRYQVPVFILTDQYLVDSFYNLPGFDLKELKVEKHIVKTTRDYVRYAITEDGISPRGVPGYGEGLVRVDSDEHDEFGHITEDFDTRVRMVDKRLRKGKTLKKDIVRPKLIGDENYRVLLVAWGSTLEPIREAIEDMSGVALLHFSQVWPLDESAVEHMERAEKVVAIEGNATGQFANLIRQVTGFHIKDRILKYSGLQFTVEELKEKILEVM, encoded by the coding sequence ATGAAGGATGTTAGCATAGTGCTCAGTGGCGAAGCAGGGCAGGGCATTCAGACGGTTGAACACGTTCTCACCCGAATTCTGAAGAACTCTGGATTTCACGTGTTCGCCACCAAAGAGTACATGTCCCGTGTGAGGGGAGGAAACAACACCACAGAGATCAGGGTCTCTTCCGAAAGGGTGCGAGCCTTCGTCGACAGAATAGATATCCTCGTCCCTCTTGGAAAGGGTGCCACAGAAAGACTGAAAAACCGCATCACAGAAAAGACCCTGATAGTCGGAGAGGAGGAGTTCATAAAAGAAGAAAAAGGTGAGAAGATCGCGGTTCCGTTCCTGGAAATAGCAAAACAGATCGGAAACAGGATATACGCAAACTCTGTGGCAATAGGTTTTCTCTCTGGACTCCTTGGAGCGGAAAAATCTGCCATCGAAGAGCAGATCACAGCGCAGTTCAGAGAAAAAGGAGAAGAAGTAGTGAAGGACAACATCCGGGCAGCGATGGAAGGGTACAGAAGAGGACAGGAATTCTCAGAGAAGATCGGTTTCGATGTTGAAAAAGATCCTTCGATAAAAGATGAGGTTCTTCTGAACGGAGCGGAAGCGGTGGGGCTTGGAGCCATAGCGGGAGGATGTAACTTCGTCTCCTCCTATCCCATGTCTCCTTCCACGTCGGTTCTGGTCTTTCTTGCCCAGCACAAGAACGACTTTGGAATCGTGGTGGAACAGGCGGAAGACGAGATCGCTGCCATGAACATGATCGTTGGGGCATGGTACGCCGGTGTCCGGGGACTTGTCACCACTTCAGGAGGCGGCTTTGCACTCATGGAAGAGGCACTCAGTCTTGCAGGGATGGTAGAGTCTCCTGCCGTGATACACCTTGCGCAACGCCCCGGCCCTGCCACAGGTCTTCCCACAAGGACCGAACAGGCTGATCTGAACCTTGCCCTCTATGCGGGCCATGGAGAATTCCCGCGGATCATATACGCTCCCGGCAACATAGAAGAGGCGTTCTACCTCACCCAGAGAGCGTTCAACGTTGCGGATAGGTATCAGGTACCTGTTTTCATCCTGACCGATCAGTATCTGGTGGATTCGTTCTACAATCTCCCCGGGTTCGATCTGAAAGAACTGAAGGTTGAAAAACACATCGTGAAGACCACCAGGGATTACGTCAGGTATGCTATAACCGAAGACGGTATCTCTCCACGGGGAGTTCCGGGCTACGGTGAAGGACTCGTGAGAGTGGACAGCGACGAACACGATGAGTTCGGCCACATCACGGAGGATTTCGACACCCGCGTGAGGATGGTGGACAAAAGACTCAGAAAAGGAAAGACGTTGAAAAAAGACATCGTCAGGCCAAAACTGATTGGAGACGAAAACTACAGGGTTCTTCTGGTTGCATGGGGATCAACACTGGAACCCATAAGGGAGGCAATTGAGGACATGAGCGGTGTGGCACTCCTTCATTTCTCCCAGGTCTGGCCGCTCGATGAGTCCGCTGTGGAACACATGGAAAGGGCGGAGAAGGTTGTCGCGATAGAGGGTAACGCAACCGGACAGTTCGCGAACCTGATCAGACAGGTGACGGGTTTTCACATAAAGGACAGAATCCTGAAATACAGTGGACTCCAGTTCACCGTGGAAGAACTGAAAGAGAAGATTCTGGAGGTGATGTGA
- a CDS encoding sensor domain-containing diguanylate cyclase produces the protein MVYVLFFSSLAVLAFSIFLFFFTAKRTRNYSQLEKRFNAIVEGLSKLDPEMPEEAFFQVILDIAMSVVPETTKGSVSRITDEGDWIFVASKGHTVDLYGKRFPSRCLFRAGKEPVEVNFLEYDKDLLPDDMWKFFERTLRGTRKSLVVGLFAGDEFLGNIALDSPHSQFSDLSKKALKLLGNLASTYLLLKRSLEKEHRFQKIMGTILTLLLLFRKQISVEDFLKESLQKMIEASEVFSGGAVFKGDTVVFSIGLKENVFEYKEITEKIEEFQIDNTHYISIQLKGEGLPLYRLVFASKTKIPPFIFGVLNTFSEVIYLYFKEYQLHKKYREMAMRDPLTDAYTRHYFNEWIFSHMAWLRRNQKKSVLVILDVDGLKMINDTYGHLMGDRALKEFVKTLKDTIRESDLVFRYGGDEFLLVLTESSKENVHSILERLKENLKRLDLPFELSFSFGYEEIDGFVPIERALGKADDLLYKNKFKKRGVEG, from the coding sequence ATGGTGTACGTGCTGTTTTTTTCTTCTCTTGCTGTGCTTGCCTTTTCCATTTTTCTTTTCTTTTTCACGGCAAAGCGAACAAGAAACTACTCACAACTTGAAAAGAGATTCAACGCCATCGTGGAAGGTCTGTCAAAACTCGATCCAGAAATGCCAGAGGAAGCTTTCTTTCAGGTGATACTCGACATCGCCATGTCTGTGGTACCAGAAACGACCAAGGGGAGCGTATCACGTATCACAGATGAAGGGGACTGGATCTTCGTTGCCTCGAAGGGACACACAGTGGATCTCTACGGAAAAAGGTTTCCCTCAAGATGCCTGTTTCGCGCTGGAAAGGAACCTGTCGAAGTGAACTTTCTGGAATACGATAAAGATCTTCTTCCAGACGACATGTGGAAGTTCTTTGAAAGAACTCTTCGGGGAACGAGAAAGAGTCTTGTTGTCGGTTTGTTTGCCGGAGACGAATTCCTCGGAAACATCGCCCTCGATTCCCCACACAGCCAGTTTTCTGATCTTTCGAAGAAGGCCCTCAAACTCCTTGGAAACCTCGCAAGCACCTACCTTCTTTTGAAAAGATCCCTGGAAAAGGAACACCGTTTTCAAAAGATCATGGGCACGATCCTGACACTTTTGCTTCTTTTCAGAAAACAGATCTCTGTCGAGGACTTCCTGAAAGAATCACTTCAAAAGATGATAGAAGCAAGCGAGGTTTTCTCAGGAGGTGCTGTTTTCAAAGGAGACACGGTTGTTTTTTCCATCGGTTTGAAAGAAAACGTTTTTGAATACAAAGAGATTACAGAAAAGATAGAAGAGTTCCAGATAGACAACACTCACTACATTTCCATTCAGCTGAAGGGAGAAGGTTTGCCGCTCTATCGTCTCGTGTTTGCCTCAAAAACGAAAATTCCACCCTTCATTTTTGGTGTTCTCAACACCTTCTCCGAAGTGATCTATCTGTATTTCAAAGAGTACCAGCTTCACAAAAAATACCGGGAGATGGCAATGAGAGATCCATTAACCGATGCTTACACAAGACATTACTTCAACGAGTGGATCTTCTCCCACATGGCGTGGCTCAGACGAAACCAGAAAAAGTCCGTTCTGGTGATACTGGATGTGGATGGCCTCAAGATGATAAACGACACCTACGGCCACCTCATGGGAGACAGGGCTCTCAAAGAGTTCGTGAAAACCCTGAAGGACACGATTCGAGAATCAGATCTTGTCTTCAGGTACGGAGGCGACGAGTTCCTCCTCGTTCTCACAGAAAGCAGCAAAGAAAACGTTCACAGCATTCTGGAACGGTTGAAGGAGAATTTGAAGAGGCTCGATCTTCCCTTTGAACTCAGTTTTTCTTTTGGATACGAGGAGATAGACGGTTTTGTACCCATAGAGAGAGCTCTTGGGAAGGCCGATGATCTTCTGTACAAAAACAAGTTCAAAAAGAGAGGTGTGGAAGGATGA
- a CDS encoding metal-dependent hydrolase codes for MKITFLGHAAVLVEGKKNLIIDPFITGNPACPVKLEDLPKIDYILVTHGHGDHLGDAVEIAKKNDAIVISNYEICQYLGKKGVKTHAMHIGGSYLFDFGRVKMTPAVHGSGILDGENIIYGGNPGGFLITLEGKKIYHAGDTGLTKDMELLKEENVDVAFLPIGGNFVMDVEDAIRAVSMISPRKVVPMHYGTWEIIFADVELFKKKVEEMGVECVILEPGESLEL; via the coding sequence ATGAAGATCACGTTCCTTGGGCACGCCGCCGTACTTGTGGAAGGAAAGAAAAACCTCATCATCGATCCCTTCATAACGGGAAATCCAGCGTGTCCTGTGAAGCTGGAAGACCTTCCGAAGATAGACTACATTCTAGTGACCCACGGACATGGTGACCATCTCGGAGATGCCGTGGAGATAGCGAAGAAAAACGATGCCATCGTGATCTCAAACTACGAGATCTGTCAGTATCTTGGAAAAAAGGGTGTGAAAACACATGCCATGCACATCGGAGGAAGTTATCTGTTCGACTTTGGAAGGGTGAAGATGACACCCGCTGTTCATGGATCTGGTATTCTCGATGGAGAAAACATCATCTACGGAGGAAATCCCGGTGGATTTCTCATCACGCTCGAGGGGAAGAAAATATACCACGCCGGGGACACGGGCCTGACAAAAGATATGGAACTTCTAAAGGAAGAAAACGTGGACGTGGCTTTCCTTCCGATCGGTGGAAACTTCGTCATGGACGTGGAAGATGCCATAAGAGCAGTTTCGATGATAAGCCCCAGGAAGGTCGTTCCCATGCACTATGGAACATGGGAGATCATCTTTGCCGACGTGGAACTCTTCAAGAAGAAAGTGGAGGAAATGGGTGTTGAGTGCGTGATTCTGGAACCTGGTGAGTCGCTGGAGCTGTGA
- the mgtE gene encoding magnesium transporter, translating into MKVRVEIDLQELIEKGDFKTLKRVLEQQDPADVKEMIEKLPPDLKIVIFRLLPKDKAAEVFSELEPDDQMELIKLFREERLKEIFESMDPDDRVELLEEMPANVVKKLLSYLSPKEREEILAILNYPKDSAARLATTEYVELFEDMTVQEALDRVRREGKRKENIYSLMVIDRTRKLKGTVELRDLIIAEPNQKVSEIMDKDPVFVHATDDQEIAAELMKKYDLIMLPVVDSEERLIGVITFDDIVDVIEEEATEDIQKMASMSATYTSYFHTPMWKLILKRSPWLVVLLLLESVNGNIISSYEKFLASIPVIAAFIPTMIGSAGNTGAQVSALMIRGFTLNEVTVKDWWKVLLRESLIGSTLGLILAGVLYLRAFLISSDPTLNFAVATALLVLILYANVMGALLPFIARVLKIDPAFMAGPLLTTIVDVTGIMIYFYVVHSFLT; encoded by the coding sequence ATGAAGGTAAGAGTGGAGATCGATCTTCAGGAACTGATCGAAAAAGGCGACTTCAAAACGTTGAAGAGGGTTCTGGAACAGCAAGATCCCGCCGACGTGAAAGAGATGATCGAAAAGCTCCCGCCCGATTTGAAGATTGTGATCTTCAGACTCCTTCCCAAAGATAAGGCAGCAGAAGTGTTCAGTGAACTCGAACCGGATGATCAGATGGAACTCATAAAGCTCTTCAGAGAGGAACGACTGAAGGAGATTTTTGAGTCGATGGATCCGGACGACAGGGTAGAACTGCTCGAAGAGATGCCAGCGAACGTAGTGAAGAAACTCCTGTCCTATCTTTCTCCTAAGGAAAGAGAAGAGATCCTCGCGATACTCAACTACCCGAAGGATTCCGCCGCAAGACTTGCCACCACGGAGTATGTGGAACTTTTCGAGGACATGACGGTACAGGAAGCTCTGGATAGGGTGAGGAGAGAAGGAAAGAGAAAAGAGAACATATACTCTCTCATGGTGATAGACAGAACAAGGAAGCTCAAAGGAACCGTTGAACTCAGAGACCTGATCATCGCCGAGCCGAATCAGAAAGTCTCAGAGATCATGGATAAGGACCCCGTGTTCGTTCATGCCACCGATGATCAGGAAATTGCAGCAGAACTCATGAAAAAATATGACCTGATCATGCTGCCGGTGGTAGACAGTGAAGAGAGATTGATAGGTGTGATCACCTTCGACGACATCGTAGACGTCATCGAGGAAGAGGCAACGGAAGATATCCAGAAGATGGCTTCAATGAGTGCCACCTACACGTCTTATTTTCACACTCCCATGTGGAAACTCATCCTCAAAAGATCCCCGTGGCTTGTTGTTCTGCTTCTGCTCGAGAGCGTGAACGGTAACATCATCTCAAGTTATGAAAAATTCCTCGCCTCAATACCGGTAATAGCGGCCTTCATTCCTACTATGATCGGTTCTGCCGGAAACACGGGTGCTCAGGTGTCGGCGCTCATGATAAGGGGTTTCACACTGAACGAGGTGACTGTGAAGGACTGGTGGAAGGTTTTGCTGAGAGAATCGCTGATCGGATCCACTCTGGGTCTGATCCTTGCAGGAGTACTTTACCTGAGAGCTTTTCTGATCTCTTCCGATCCCACGTTGAACTTTGCCGTTGCGACTGCCCTTCTTGTACTGATACTGTACGCAAATGTGATGGGGGCTCTTTTGCCGTTCATCGCCCGGGTTTTAAAGATAGATCCGGCCTTCATGGCAGGTCCCTTACTCACCACGATCGTCGATGTGACGGGTATAATGATATACTTCTACGTAGTTCATAGTTTCCTGACGTGA